One Oscillospiraceae bacterium genomic window, CCGGATAAGTTTTGTTGAATTTCGCAATTATAGGAGGAAGTATATATGAAACAAATAAATTACTGCCTCCGATTTTTATATTACCTTTTACAATATTCAAACTGTCGTTTATATAATTTGAGAACTCATTCTCAATTTTTTTAATTTGTAATGCTTTTTCTATGTACTCTTTACCAATATCGGTAAGTGTAATTGGTTTTGTCGTACGATTAAAAATAGGCGCTCCTATCTTTAATTCAATACGCCTGATACTTGCGCTGAGTGACGGCTGAGATACATATAAATTTTGAGAAGCCTTGGAAAAACTTTTTTCGTTATATACTTCCAAAACATAGTCTTTATTGCTAAACATATCCATTCCCACCTTGTATAACTTTAAAGTTATAATAATCATTATTTAATATATATTAGATTATATCACATAACCATGTTATAATCAAGCAAAAAGGGGGAATAAACAAATGAAAAATATATACAGAGAGGAAAAAGACTCTATCGGAGTTTTGAATGTTCCTTGTAATGCATATTATGGTATTCATACGCTAAGAGCGAAGGAAAATTTTCAGATAACTGGTAAAACAGTACATAAAGAATTGATTACTGCACTTGTAGAAATAAAAATGGCAGCCGCCCAGACTAATTTTGAAGCAGGTATTTTAAGTAAAGATATAAAGGATGCGTTAATAAAAGCAGGTAATGAAATACTTTCCGGAAGCCTTTGGGATAACTTCCTTGTTGATACAATACAGGGAGGCGCAGGTACTTCAACTAATATGAATATAAATGAAGTAATGGCAAACAGGGCTATCGAAATATTAGGCGGAGAAAAAGGTGATTACAAGGTAGTTCATCCCAATGACCATGTTAACTGTGGGCAATCCACAAATGATGTATATCCAAGTGCAGGAAGAATTGCAATAATACGAACAATTTTAAAGACTTTGGAGGAGTTAAAACAATTGGAAAGTTCACTTCTTAATTGCTCTTTAAAATTTAAAAATGTAATAAAAATGGGACGAACTGAAATGCAGGACGCTGTCCCTGTTGGACTGGGAAGAACTTTTGGCGCATACGCAAAAGCAATCGAAAGAGACATCGTACATTTTTATGATGCAATTAAAATTTTATCAAAAATAAATATGGGAGGAACTGCAATTGGAACTTCCATAAATGCTGATAAAAAATATGTTCATAATATAACAAAAAATATTTCTGATATAACCGGTCTGGAATTAACCCGTGCCGAAAATTTAATTGATGCAACACAAAACGCAGACGAACTTGTTTTTGTACACGGAATAATAAAAAGCTGTGCAGTCAATTTGTCCAAAATTTCCAATGATTTAAGATTAATGTCATCCGGTCCAAGATGCGGAATCGGTGAAATTAATCTACCTCCAAGACAAAACGGTTCCTCTATTATGCCTGGGAAAATTAACCCGGTAATTCCTGAAATGATGAGCCAGATATCGTATAAAATAATGGGTAACGATACAACAGTAACTGTAGCAGCAGAGGGAGGACAACTTGAACTTAATCCTTTTGAACCAATTATTTTCCATTGTATTTTAGAATCTCTTGATATTATAAGAAAAGGAATAAATTCTTTAATCATAAATTGTATTAATGGTATAACTGCCAACGAGGAGTACTGCAAAAAAAGTGTTTTAGAAAGTATTGGGATAATAACTGCTTTATGCCCTTATATAGGATATACGCAAAGTTCCAATATAGCAAAAGAGGCTCTAAAAGAGAATAAAAATGTATATGATATAATAATTGAGAAAAATATAATGTCTTGTGAAAAATTGGATGAAATTTTTGATAAA contains:
- a CDS encoding aspartate ammonia-lyase; translation: MKNIYREEKDSIGVLNVPCNAYYGIHTLRAKENFQITGKTVHKELITALVEIKMAAAQTNFEAGILSKDIKDALIKAGNEILSGSLWDNFLVDTIQGGAGTSTNMNINEVMANRAIEILGGEKGDYKVVHPNDHVNCGQSTNDVYPSAGRIAIIRTILKTLEELKQLESSLLNCSLKFKNVIKMGRTEMQDAVPVGLGRTFGAYAKAIERDIVHFYDAIKILSKINMGGTAIGTSINADKKYVHNITKNISDITGLELTRAENLIDATQNADELVFVHGIIKSCAVNLSKISNDLRLMSSGPRCGIGEINLPPRQNGSSIMPGKINPVIPEMMSQISYKIMGNDTTVTVAAEGGQLELNPFEPIIFHCILESLDIIRKGINSLIINCINGITANEEYCKKSVLESIGIITALCPYIGYTQSSNIAKEALKENKNVYDIIIEKNIMSCEKLDEIFDKIIKDAL